One Natator depressus isolate rNatDep1 chromosome 6, rNatDep2.hap1, whole genome shotgun sequence DNA window includes the following coding sequences:
- the LOC141989658 gene encoding LOW QUALITY PROTEIN: interferon-induced very large GTPase 1-like (The sequence of the model RefSeq protein was modified relative to this genomic sequence to represent the inferred CDS: deleted 1 base in 1 codon) has translation MATGDKYRILCTKRKELIQLIQRDPDNILDELLALSIITEEEYNSFNQKEDIVIKIRKLLIHIQKKGESTCQQFLECLEILFPGTNQNLQPSGHAVSQGSKGDTREELEERTEGEPPGEWRREKGGAAALTNGWRKEASLPLFSLLTHLTVSWAYCFLVTGPYQEKKNKAFQGLLSQLNLQEYQSTKLRLQHVLEIGSENIENWTPQMLGDLPWHFLRKLMTLNGTARNTSLVHRAYDDEGGSEEAQIAGGDVFSFSDTDIRESLHPLDVLCAVLLCSDSFLQQEILSKMSMCQFALPLLLPPINTPKCTLLLWAMRDIVRKWRPHSLAQSRGFREESLVLTAMPTISFVRIGNCSFSKSKLLNEVLSPSQQHHDFFIHRDMDSGNVPREIADGLVEISWYFPAGRENSDLFPEPVAATNLRGDIESHWLQFSFLTVVSSAVFIVTESISERQYTLLSSLQGSATKYYFILNCKNGNPKETLGFLNKLAPVLNLSKSQLLKKDSTTNNAGFVQKLKYTIKSITSSPPERMNLEAMAVTARELGIQVDEDRKECQSASKRAREITVEIKDVAKYKREMLRLQGDLWEKLAKVEKELCRMRRQGETATEDYKCQLREELLELRRQQNQCDLTDGLIKFINGIEQLPLMEKHYFLKWMKFSLDHIARDNLFKLRDQYKGESKMAEDDPQALTMLDKLISTTSLGVEHFMRELGQFYEAECSMVKEGDKAECQRHFIHLPGIAADLMLEGFPMELLDGDSSNIPLHWVTDVLTELHAKLGERSRMVVLTVLGVQSTGKSTLLNTMFGLQFAVSSGRCTRGAFMMLIKVAENFQQELGCDFILVIDTEGLKAPELALLEDSYQHDNELATLVIGLSDITIVNMAMENATEMKDILQIAVHAFLRMEEIGQKANCQFVHQNVSDVSAREQNMRDRKHLLEQLNEMTKAAARMEKQCKKVKFSCIMDYDAEKHNWYIPGLWHGVPPMAPVNMGYSERVCELKKYLLDFIKKQSRNRAPKDIPQFVKWVESLWNAVKHENFIFSFRNSLVAEAYNQLSMKYSEWEWHFRKEIHLWVSEKETVIQNQTSEKLQASALSMLKNEAQEKLQHEKQKGLDNLQDYFESGVSNLHLIEKYREDFIRSANSLKNELESYSSHKCEVAIRIRKGQHKTENIQTSYMQIIEGKVDRVLDECRNKKHKLEHEELKSEFENMWRETLSELKFSSLQKREVYREMESQLRKDLANRGSAVRQKLQDLGSLLFHGINNFRMKNKYIDTAWIKTMKQLLSTGECETTVHTEELAKSLIEEGKRYSEEKVNSKVDYDEIHCRELLNMINERLQQEDVKKLGTTACFEVDLKIHILGEAAWRFQKMHEDFIQQNDPQCRLEKLKPQYFSTFTDLYLEKDENQTRARDFCYQCLKPALVDHINKRLGIEIVDDILNKAESIEYGSRTFFQFTVQKKLLEEMNFDNYVKYMKNYEEFVKTWIQRRMMDHYRETKRLGELEKKILSTIVKKVREVLESSKNEKNTTVLAFLNNFCEALQQDLVISKDNLLGIQFKNTAKTGQFCANIQTFLLDLEQEILLQFGGLDIQAKLSNLSLKPQDEIFKQGFGCGKQCPFCKVPCEAGGSDHKEHFASVHRPQGLCGYRYLDTQKLVYDICSSEVVSENSFRNSDTKGKRHPYKDYRIYYPDWRIQPDPSIEASDYWKFIFQKFNHQLANSYNANPADLPRDWGKITETRAQEGLKEVFNMK, from the exons agaaaaataaagcttttcaAGGACTCCTTTCTCAGCTAAACCTGCAGGAATACCAAAGCACAAAACTCAGGCTGCAGCATGTCCTGGAAATTGGCtcagaaaatatagaaaactggACTCCTCAGATGTTAGGGGATTTACCGTGgcatttcctgaggaaactaatGACTCTGAATGGGACAGCCAGAAACACAAGCCTTGTGCATAGAGCATATGATGATGAAGGAGGCAGTGAGGAGGCACAGATTGCAGGTGGAGATGTTTTTAGTTTTAGTGACACTGACATCAGAGAGTCTCTACATCCCCTCGATGTTCTCTGTGCCGTTCTGCTTTGCTCCGACAGTTTCCTACAGCAGGAGATCCTGTCCAAAATGTCCATGTGCCAGTttgccctccctctgctgctaccTCCCATCAACACCCCCAAGTGCACCCTACTGCTGTGGGCCATGAGGGACATTGTGAGGAAGTGGAGGCCGCACTCCCTGGCACagagcagagggttcagagaggagagCCTGGTGCTCACAGCAATGCCAACCATTTCCTTTGTGCGGATTGGGAACTGCAGCTTCTCCAAGTCCAAACTCCTCAATGAggttctcagcccctcccagcagcaccacGATTTCTTTATCCATCGGGACATGGACTCTGGGAATGTCCCTCGGGAAATCGCAGATGGGCTGGTTGAGATTTCCTGGtatttccctgctgggagggagaaTTCAGATCTTTTCCCAGAACCCGTTGCAGCTACAAATCTGCGTGGAGACATTGAAtctcactggctgcagttcagctTTTTAACAGTGGTCTCCTCAGCAGTGTTCATAGTTACTGAGAGCATCAGTGAGAGACAATACACGCTGTTATCATCCCTGCAGGGATCAGCCACTAAATACTACTTCATCCTCAACTGCAAGAATGGAAATCCCAAGGAAACATTGGGATTCCTTAATAAGTTGGCTCCAGTGCTGAATCTGAGCAAATCGCAACTGCTGAAGAAAGACAGCACCACAAATAATGCAGGATTtgttcaaaaactgaaatatacaATAAAAAGCATAACAAGTTCACCTCCCGAGAGAATGAATTTGGAAGCCATGGCTGTGACTGCACGTGAACTAGGAATCCAGGTAGATGAGGACCGTAAGGAATGCCAGAGTGCAAGCAAGCGGGCGAGAGAAATCACTGTGGAAATAAAAGATGTGGCAAAGTACAAGAGGGAAATGCTGAGACTGCAGGGGGATCTCTGGGAAAAATTGGCTAAAGTGGAAAAAGAACTGTGCAGAATGAGAAGGCAAGGGGAGACTGCCACTGAAGACTATAAATGTCAACTGAGAGAGGAACTGTTGGAATTACGTAGACAGCAGAATCAATGTGACCTTACTGATGGATTGATTAAATTTATTAATGGAATAGAACAATTGCCTTTAATGGAGAAACATTACTTCCTGAAATGGATGAAGTTTAGCCTGGATCACATTGCTCGAGATAATCTTTTTAAACTACGGGATCAATATAAAGGGGAAAGTAAAATGGCAGAAGATGACCCACAAGCACTAACTATGCTGGATAAATTAATATCTACCACTTCCTTAGGGGTTGAGCATTTCATGCGTGAGTTGGGGCAGTTCTATGAAGCTGAATGCTCAATGGTTAAAGAAGGAGACAAGGCAGAATGCCAAAGACATTTCATCCATCTCCCAGGCATAGCAGCTGACCTGATGCTGGAAGGGTTTCCTATGGAACTGTTAGATGGAGATTCATCCAACATCCCACTGCATTGGGTGACAGATGTTCTGACTGAGCTCCATGCCAAGCTGGGGGAAAGGTCCAGAATGGTGGTTCTGACGGTGCTGGGAGTACAGAGCACTGGGAAATCCACCCTCCTCAACACCATGTTCGGCCTGCAGTTTGCAGTGAGCAGTGGCCGATGTACGCGGGGAGCCTTCATGATGCTCATTAAAGTGGCAGAGAACTTTCAGCAGGAACTGGGCTGTGACTTCATCCTGGTGATAGACACAGAAGGCTTGAAAGCCCCTGAACTGGCCCTGCTGGAGGATAGTTATCAACATGACAATGAGCTGGCCACACTGGTGATTGGGTTAAGTGACATAACCATCGTTAACATGGCCATGGAGAATGCCACTGAAATGAAGGATATTCTGCAAATTGCGGTCCATGCCTTTCTCAGAATGGAGGAAATAGGGCAAAAAGCCAACTGCCAATTTGTGCATCAGAATGTCAGTGATGTGTCTGCGCGTGAGCAAAACATGAGGGACAGGAAGCACCTCCTAGAGCAGCTGAATGAAATGACCAAAGCTGCAGCTAGGAtggaaaaacaatgtaaaaaagtgaaattttcatGTATTATGGACTATGATGCAGAGAAACACAACTGGTACATCCCTGGGCTGTGGCATGGAGTCCCTCCCATGGCTCCAGTGAACATGGGATACAGTGAGAGGGTGTGTGAGCTAAAGAAATACCTGCTTGATTTTATAAAGAAACAGTCACGTAATAGAGCCCCTAAGGACATTCCCCAGTTTGTCAAATGGGTGGAGAGCCTGTGGAATGCTGTAAAACACGAGAACTTCATCTTCAGTTTCAGAAACAGCCTTGTAGCTGAAGCCTATAACCAGCTGTCTATGAAGTATTCCGAGTGGGAGTGGCATTTCCGCAAAGAGATACATCTCTGGGTATCTGAAAAGGAAACTGTCATTCAGAATCAGACATCAGAGAAACTACAGGCTAGTGCCTTATCCATGTTGAAAAATGAGGCACAGGAAAAACTGCAGCACGAGAAACAAAAAGGTTTGGATAATTTACAAGATTATTTTGAAAGTGGAGTTTCGAATCTGCACCTGatagaaaagtacagagaagattTTATCAGGAGTGCAAACAGCCTCAAAAACGAACTTGAGAGCTACTCC AGTCACAAGTGCGAGGTAGCAATTCGAATTCGAAAAGGCCAGCACAAGACAGAAAACATCCAGACCTCATACATGCAGATAATTGAAGGGAAAGTTGACAGGGTCTTGGATGAATGTAGGAATAAAAAACATAAACTAGAGCATGAggaactgaaatcagaatttgaaAACATGTGGAGAGAAACACTGTCAGAGTTGAAGTTCAGCAGCTTACAGAAACGTGAAGTTTATCGAGAGATGGAGTCCCAGTTGAGAAAGGACCTGGCAAATCGAGGGAGTGCCGTCAGGCAGAAGCTACAGGATTTAGGTAGTTTGTTGTTTCATGGAATTAacaatttcagaatgaaaaacaagTACATAGATACAGCATGGATCAAAACTATGAAACAACTCTTGTCCACAGGGGAATGTGAAACAACTGTTCACACAGAAGAACTTGCTAAATCCTTAATAGAAGAGGGTAAAAGATACTCGGAAGAAAAGGTAAATTCCAAAGTGGACTACGATGAAATCCATTGCAGAGAACTGCTGAACATGATCAATGAGAGGCTCCAACAGGAGGATGTTAAAAAACTCGGCACTACTGCTTGCTTTGAAGTTGACCTGAAAATTCATATTTTGGGGGAGGCGGCTTGGAGATTTCAGAAGATGCATGAAGATTTTATCCAACAAAATGATCCTCAGTGTCGTCTAGAGAAGCTGAAACCTCAGTATTTCTCCACCTTCACTGACCTGTATTTGGAAAAAGATGAGAACCAAACAAGGGCCAGGGATTTCTGTTATCAGTGTCTCAAACCTGCCTTGGTGGATCATATCAACAAAAGGCTAGGAATAGAGATAGTAGATGACATTCTCAACAAGGCAGAGTCCATTGAATATGGCAGCCGGACCTTTTTCCAGTTCACTGTACAGAAAAAGCTTCTGGAGGAGATGAACTTTGATAACTATGTGAAATATATGAAAAACTATGAAGAATTTGTCAAAACCTGGATTCAGAGACGGATGATGGATCATTACAGGGAGACTAAGCGTCTGGGAGAGTTGGAGAAAAAGATTCTATCTACAATAGTAAAGAAAGTGAGGGAAGTTCTGGAAAgctccaaaaatgaaaaaaataccacGGTCTTagcatttttaaacaacttttgtGAAGCGCTGCAGCAGGACCTAGTCATTTCCAAGGACAACTTACTTGGGATACAgtttaaaaacacagcaaaaacaGGCCAGTTTTGTGCTAATATTCAAACTTTTCTTCTGGATCTGGAACAAGAAATCTTACTCCAATTTGGTGGTTTGGATATTCAGGCCAAACTCTCCAATCTGTCATTAAAACCCCAGGATGAGATCTTCAAGCAAGGGtttggctgtgggaagcagtgtccATTTTGTAAAGTCCCCTGTGAAGCAGGAGGCAGTGACCACAAGGAGCATTTTGCATCTGTGCATCGGCCACAAGGATTATGCGGTTACAGGTATCTTGATACACAAAAACTTGTCTATGATATATGCTCATCTGAAGTGGTTTCTGAGAACTCATTCCGAAATTCAGACACAAAAGGGAAACGTCATCCCTACAAAGATTATCGCATCTATTACCCAGACTGGCGCATTCAGCCAGATCCCAGCATTGAGGCTTCTGATTACTGGaagtttatttttcagaagttcaATCACCAGTTAGCTAACAGTTATAATGCTAACCCAGCAGATCTCCCAAGAGACTGgggaaaaataactgaaactcGGGCACAGGAAGGCCTAAAAGAAGTCTTTAACATGAAATAA